In Holophagales bacterium, one DNA window encodes the following:
- a CDS encoding MoxR family ATPase: MTLSLSPPEVAAAIRRLEENVARVVRGKPEAIRLSLVCLMARGHVLLEDVPGVGKTTLAQALARSLGLEYQRIQFTSDLLPSDIIGVSIFNQRREAFEFVQGPLFANIVLADEINRATPKTQSALLEAMSERRVSVERQRHALPEPFLVLATQNPHEYIGTFPLPESQLDRFEMSLRLGYPPRREERDLLLSGGVERTLAELPAVLGPDELAALQRLVPEVRLAEKIADYVLELCEATRRGEEFQLGVSTRAAQGLCRAAQALAICEGRDFVVPDDVQRLVVPVLGHRVVLRRGSGSGDPARRALEQLVAGLPVPL, from the coding sequence ATGACTCTTTCGCTCAGTCCCCCCGAGGTGGCCGCCGCCATCCGGCGCCTCGAGGAGAACGTCGCCCGCGTCGTGCGGGGCAAGCCCGAGGCGATCCGGCTCTCGCTCGTCTGCCTCATGGCTCGTGGCCACGTTCTGCTCGAGGACGTCCCCGGAGTCGGCAAGACCACCCTCGCCCAGGCCCTGGCCCGCTCGCTCGGGCTCGAGTACCAGCGCATCCAGTTCACCTCCGACCTGCTCCCGTCCGACATCATCGGCGTCTCGATCTTCAATCAGCGGCGCGAGGCGTTCGAGTTCGTCCAGGGACCGCTCTTTGCCAACATCGTGCTGGCCGACGAGATCAACCGGGCGACGCCCAAGACGCAGTCGGCCCTGCTCGAGGCGATGAGCGAGCGGCGCGTCTCCGTGGAGCGCCAGCGCCATGCGCTGCCCGAGCCGTTCCTCGTCCTGGCGACGCAGAACCCGCACGAGTACATCGGCACGTTCCCGCTCCCCGAGTCGCAGCTCGACCGCTTCGAGATGTCGCTGCGCCTCGGCTACCCGCCGCGGCGGGAGGAGCGGGATCTGCTGCTCTCGGGCGGCGTCGAGCGCACCCTCGCCGAGCTCCCCGCGGTGCTCGGACCCGACGAGCTCGCGGCGCTGCAGCGGCTGGTTCCCGAGGTGCGGCTGGCCGAGAAGATCGCCGACTACGTGCTCGAGCTCTGCGAGGCGACGCGGCGCGGCGAGGAGTTTCAGCTCGGCGTCTCGACGCGCGCGGCGCAGGGGCTCTGTCGCGCCGCGCAAGCCCTGGCGATTTGCGAAGGGCGCGACTTCGTCGTCCCCGACGACGTCCAGCGCCTCGTCGTGCCGGTCCTCGGCCACCGGGTCGTGCTGCGGCGGGGAAGCGGCAGCGGCGACCCGGCGCGCCGGGCACTCGAGC